The stretch of DNA CGGTCAGCGAAGTCGCCGGCACCACCGACATCGCCACGGCCGACGCTCGCGGTAACGTCGTCCAGGTGACCACCACCGTCGAGGGCTATTTCGGCTCTGGCATCACGGTCGACGGCACCGTCCTCAACAATCAGCTCACCGACTTCGACATCGTCCCCGAGAAGGACGGCGCGCTCGTCGCCAACCGCGTCGAAGGCGGCAAACGTCCGCGCAGCTCGATGGCGCCGACGATCGTCTACGGCCCCGACGGCAAGGTTCGCCTCGCGGTCGGCGCGGCAGGCGGCTCGACGATCATCGCGCAGGTGGCCAAGGCGATCATCGGCGTGGTCGACTGGAAACTGTCCGCACAGGACTCGATCGCGCTCGGGCTGCTCTACGCCCCCGGCCACGTCGCCGCGGCGGAAAAGGGTACCGCCCGCGAGGCGATGGTCCCCGCGTTGCAGGCGCTCGGCGAAACGGTCCAGGTTGCCTCACTCGGCCTGAAAGCAAACGCGATTGAGCGCGTCGCCGGCAAATGGGTCGGCGCGGCAGACCCCCGCAGCGAAGGCGTCGCGATGAGCCAGGACGGCACCGTCACCCGGATCCAGCGCGTCGGCGCCCTCCAGCGCGCGCCCGAATGACACCTACCTAACCCTTCGTCATCCTGGGCTCGACCCAGGATCCAGAGCCAGGAGCGATACCGTATATGGCTCTGGATCCCAGCTTTCGCTGGGATGACGAGTGTTGCTATACTGCCTTTGCACTGAAGCAAGCCGACCCATCAAAACATCGAGCTGCAAGAGCACGTCAGGAGAGACAATGGCCCGCCAGCTCGAACGATTCCCGAACCTCGTCACGATGTTCTTCACGCGCGCCGCGGAGAGAGGTGATGCGCCGTTCCTCTGGACCAAGACGAGCGGCACGTGGGTCGCCACGAGTTGGGCCGAAGCCGCGCGACAAGTCGCCAGCCTCGCCACCGCCCTCACCGCGATCGGCCTGAAACGCGGCGACCGCGTCATGCTGGTCAGCGAGAACCGCCCCGAATGGTGCCTCAGCGACCTCGCGATCATGGCGGCGGGGTGCATCACGGTGCCGACCTACGTCACCAACACCGAGCGCGATCACCTCCACATCATCGAGAATGCGGGCGCCTGCGCAATCATCGTCTCGACCGCGAAGCTCGCCAAGACGGTACTCCCCGCGGTGATCCGGTCGAACCAGGCGCAGACCGTCATCGGGCTCGAGGACATGAAGGTCCCTGCCTCCATCGACTTCCACAACTGGCACGCCCTGATCGCCGCGCACCAGACCGCGCCCGAAACCGCCGCCGCCCGCGCCGACTTCGCCCGCGAAGACCTCGCCTGCATCATCTACACCTCGGGCACCGGCGGCGCGCCGCGGGGCGTCATGCAGCACCACGGCGCGATCCTCCACAATTGCGCCGGCTGCGCGAGCGTGATCTCGGAGGATTTCGGCTGGGACGACGAGGTCTTCCTCTCGTTCCTGCCCTTGAGCCACGCCTACGAACACACCGGCGGCCAGCATTTCCCGATCTCGCTCGGCGGCCAGATCTATTACGCGGAAGGCCTCGAAAAGCTCGCCGCCAACATCGAGGAGACGCGCCCGACGATCATGTTCGTCGTCCCCCGCCTGTTCGAAGTCCTCCGCACGCGCATTTCGAAGACGATCGAGAAACAGGGCGGCGCCTCGGCGTACCTGCTGCGCCAAGCGCTCGACATCGGCGGCAAGCGCTACGCCGGTCGCCTCCGCCTGATCGACCGCCCGATGCAGGCCGCCGTCGCCACGCTCTTCAAACCCAAGATCTCGAAGAAGTTCGGCGGCCGGCTGAAGGCGATGATCTCCGGCGGCGCCCCCCTCAACCCCGAAGTCGGCCTGTTCTTCGAGTCGCTCGGGCTGACGTTCCTGCAGGGCTATGGCCAGACCGAAGCGGCCCCCGTCATCTCCTGCAACCGCCCCCAGGCCGGCGTCCGCATGGACTCGGTCGGCCCGGCGCTCAAGGACACCGAAGTCCGGATCGCCGAGGACGGCGAGATCCTGGTCCGCGGCGAACTCGTCATGCACGGCTATTGGCGCAACGACGCCGAGACCGCGAAGGTCCTCAAGGACGGCTGGCTCCACACCGGCGACATCGGCGAGATCGACGACCGCGGCCGTATCCGCATCACCGACCGCAAGAAGGACCTGATCATCAACGACAAGGGCGAGAACGTCGCCCCGCAAAAGGTCGAGGGCATGCTGACGCTCCAGCCCGAGATCGCGCAGGCGATGATCGCCGGCGACAAGCGCCCATACATGGTCGCGCTGGTCGTCCCCGATCCGGAGTGGACACAGGAATGGTGCGCGGGCAACGGCGATGCCTGCAGCTTCGCCCGGCTG from Sphingomonas faeni encodes:
- a CDS encoding AMP-dependent synthetase/ligase, whose protein sequence is MARQLERFPNLVTMFFTRAAERGDAPFLWTKTSGTWVATSWAEAARQVASLATALTAIGLKRGDRVMLVSENRPEWCLSDLAIMAAGCITVPTYVTNTERDHLHIIENAGACAIIVSTAKLAKTVLPAVIRSNQAQTVIGLEDMKVPASIDFHNWHALIAAHQTAPETAAARADFAREDLACIIYTSGTGGAPRGVMQHHGAILHNCAGCASVISEDFGWDDEVFLSFLPLSHAYEHTGGQHFPISLGGQIYYAEGLEKLAANIEETRPTIMFVVPRLFEVLRTRISKTIEKQGGASAYLLRQALDIGGKRYAGRLRLIDRPMQAAVATLFKPKISKKFGGRLKAMISGGAPLNPEVGLFFESLGLTFLQGYGQTEAAPVISCNRPQAGVRMDSVGPALKDTEVRIAEDGEILVRGELVMHGYWRNDAETAKVLKDGWLHTGDIGEIDDRGRIRITDRKKDLIINDKGENVAPQKVEGMLTLQPEIAQAMIAGDKRPYMVALVVPDPEWTQEWCAGNGDACSFARLAENSEFRTAIGHAIERVNKDLTVTERIRRFVLADGPFTIENEQLTPSLKIRRHVLRQVYGERLDGLYKP